Proteins from one Anastrepha obliqua isolate idAnaObli1 chromosome 2, idAnaObli1_1.0, whole genome shotgun sequence genomic window:
- the LOC129238500 gene encoding uncharacterized protein LOC129238500 isoform X1: MKSFLFVCFTAMKFHYSMFSTTNTKNKLPSDSIAPTLGCLLNGPFRDLHFTGTDHRVTPLHDIVFLDEGDPAITPLNYRPIATSPTATSSDATNGFNGTNGLDISSNGEA; this comes from the exons atgaaaagtt TTCTGTTCGTTTGTTTTACTGCTATGAAATTTCACTACTCGATGTTTTCAACGACCAACACGAAAAATAAG TTACCCAGTGACTCAATTGCGCCCACATTGGGTTGCCTTTTAAATGGCCCTTTCCGTGATCTGCATTTTACCGGCACAGACCATCGAGTTACACCTCTACACGATATAGTCTTCCTCGATGAAGGCGACCCGGCAATAACGCCGCTGAATTACCGTCCGATAGCAACATCACCGACGGCAACATCGTCCGATGCAACAAATGGATTTAACGGAACCAACGGTTTGGATATCAGCAGTAATGG
- the LOC129238500 gene encoding uncharacterized protein LOC129238500 isoform X2 translates to MKFHYSMFSTTNTKNKLPSDSIAPTLGCLLNGPFRDLHFTGTDHRVTPLHDIVFLDEGDPAITPLNYRPIATSPTATSSDATNGFNGTNGLDISSNGEA, encoded by the exons ATGAAATTTCACTACTCGATGTTTTCAACGACCAACACGAAAAATAAG TTACCCAGTGACTCAATTGCGCCCACATTGGGTTGCCTTTTAAATGGCCCTTTCCGTGATCTGCATTTTACCGGCACAGACCATCGAGTTACACCTCTACACGATATAGTCTTCCTCGATGAAGGCGACCCGGCAATAACGCCGCTGAATTACCGTCCGATAGCAACATCACCGACGGCAACATCGTCCGATGCAACAAATGGATTTAACGGAACCAACGGTTTGGATATCAGCAGTAATGG